Genomic DNA from Pirellulales bacterium:
GGCAATTTCCAGCGCTGTCGCCTCAGCGGGCCGCACGGAGCGTTCGATCGGCGCTCCCACCAGATTGCCCCATTCGGTCCATGAACCGTCATAGTTCTTGACGTGCTTAAAGCCGAGCAAATACTTGAGCGCGAACCATGTGTGGCTGCTTCGTTCGCCGATCCGGCAATAGGCGATCGTCCGCGCACGGCGCGTGAGGCCGTTCTCGCGGCAGTACAAATTCTCCAATTCGCGGGCCGACTTAAAGGTGCCGTCGTCGTTGGTGGCTTTCGACCAGGGAATACTCACTGCGCCCGGAATATGTCCGCCGCGCAGCGCACCCTCTTGCGGATAATCGGGCATGTGGAGCATTTCGCCGCTGAATTCGCCGGGAGAGCGAACATCGACCAACGGCTTGCCGGCCTCGCTGTGCTTCAGCACTTCGTCGCGAAACGCCCGTATCGACAGATCGGGTTCCATCGCCGCATATTCCGTGCGCGGGTAAGTCGGCTCCGGCTCGCGCGACCACTCTCGCCCGTCGAGCTCCCACCGTTTCCGGCCGCCATCCATCAGTAGGCATTGGTCGTGGCCGAATAGCTTAAACACCCAAAACGCATAGGCCGCCCACCAGTTGTTCTTATCGCCGTAGAAGATGACAGTCGTGTCGTTGGCGATGCCCTTCGAGCGGCAAAGCTCTTCAAATCGCTGGCGGTCTATGTAATCGCGCACGAGTTGGTCTTGCAAGTCGGTATGCCAGTCGATCTTCACCGCGCCGGAAATATGGCCGGTGTTGTAGAGCAGAACGTCTTCGTCCGACTCGACGATTCGAATCTTCGGGTCGTTCCAGTGCTCGGCCACCCAGGGAGTCGAGACGAGAACTTCAGGATGTGCGTATGTGGTCATGGGGTTGAGGCTCCTTGCGTTCACCAAATTCTACCAGCGGCAAGCGACCCGCAGTAGGCGGCTATTTTAACAAGCGGCCGCCATCAGCATGGTGATCGTTGCATCCGAATGTGGATGGGTTGCCGCGGTTGCGCCACGTTCGCGCCGCTGCGTCCCACCTCCACTTGCCGACGCCACGCCACGCGTTCCGCGGCTCATCCGATCACATCTTTTCGTTTTGGCTCGAAACATGGTGGAGCCAATGGTAAAATAATTTGTGTATCTTCGTTGCGATTGCTGACCCAACCGATCATGCGATCCACCATCGCTTTCAAAGCATCGTCCGGACTCTTTCGGTGCATTGCGCTGCCGCTGTTCGCAATTTTCCTCGCGATACCCAAAGCGGCGTTCGCGGTTCCCGTTGGCGCTGGGCCGCTGCTGTGGTCCGACGAGTTTTCTGGCTCCAGCGTCGATGCCACGAAATGGACGGCCCGCGTTGGCCAAGGCCGAGACGATTACTATACGCCGCAAGCCCTATCGGTGAGCGGCGGCATGCTGACGATCAAGACGTTCACGGAAAGTGGAACGCATTACAACGGCTGGATCGACACCTCGCAAACGTACCTGCCGACCTATGGCTACTTTGAATCGCGGATCCAATTCAATACCAGCCAAGGGATGTGGTCGGCATTTTGGCTGCAGACGCCGATGTGGCCCAACCCCATTTTCGGCGATCCAGGAGCCTCCGGCACCGAAATCGACGTCATCGAACATCGCCGAGTCAATAGCAGCGGTTCCGATTACCGCAGCCGCATTCATATGGCCAACCATTGGGACGGCTATGGCCCCGAGCACCAGTCCAGCTCTTCAACGCAGAATAAATCCGGCAGCGGCATGGGAAACGGTTCCTGGCATACGTTCGGATTGCTCTGGGAGCCGACGAAATACACGTTCTACTTCGATGACCAGCCAACTTGGACGCATACAACGGCCATCTCGAATCGCTCGGAATATATGATTCTTAGTTCCGAAGCCCAGACCGATTCTTGGGCCGGAGATATTCCTGCCGCCGGATATGGTTCGCTCGCGACGAGTACGACGAATATGCTCGTCGATTATGTGCGGGTTTACACGCTGGTTTCTCAGCCGCTTCTACCCGGCGACTTTGATCACGACGGTGACGTTGACGGCGGAGATTTCGTGGTTTGGCAAACGCACTTTCCAACGCCCAGCGGCGCAACTCTTTCGACCGGCGATGCGGATGCCGATGGCGACATCGACGGCGCCGATTTCGTTGCCTGGCAGACGCACTTCCCTTTCACCCCGGCGCTCGCTGCGATCAGTGCGCCTGAGCCACCGGCACTGGTCCTGGCAGCAATGGTGTGTGTCAGTTTCTGTTATTTGCGGCGCTCACGAAACAAGTGCGCAATCGCCAACGCCTCGTCGGCCGGGTTGCAAGGTGGATGATATACTCCGCTCACACACCACGGACACATTTCCGAATCGGGTCCGAGCTCTTCAGAAAGCGTTTGGGTCGGCCCCGCTGACTGGCGGGCGCGGCTCGAAAATGCGTCAATCGTTAATGCGCAGAGTATAAGTTCCGCACGGGTTTGCCGGCTTCTGGACGCTATACCAGACCAAAGAGTTGCCAGGTGATGTCACTCATCAGCCGGTCGCAAGCAGGCGATCATTGGCTGCGCAGGTCGATGCCGAAATTTTGCGTGTCCAAGTCGTGAGCGACTTCAATGCCCAATTCCGACTTTTCGTTGTAGCGCGAAGGAATGGTTTCCTTGCCGTTGTCCTGCTTTGAAATCGTAACTCGATAAAATCCCAAATGA
This window encodes:
- a CDS encoding sulfurtransferase — its product is MTTYAHPEVLVSTPWVAEHWNDPKIRIVESDEDVLLYNTGHISGAVKIDWHTDLQDQLVRDYIDRQRFEELCRSKGIANDTTVIFYGDKNNWWAAYAFWVFKLFGHDQCLLMDGGRKRWELDGREWSREPEPTYPRTEYAAMEPDLSIRAFRDEVLKHSEAGKPLVDVRSPGEFSGEMLHMPDYPQEGALRGGHIPGAVSIPWSKATNDDGTFKSARELENLYCRENGLTRRARTIAYCRIGERSSHTWFALKYLLGFKHVKNYDGSWTEWGNLVGAPIERSVRPAEATALEIAAEARAAGRGEPVVTGSVGSEGDGPHHLHLSTHEGSADPYTPYSPAPGAK
- a CDS encoding glycoside hydrolase family 16 protein; the encoded protein is MRSTIAFKASSGLFRCIALPLFAIFLAIPKAAFAVPVGAGPLLWSDEFSGSSVDATKWTARVGQGRDDYYTPQALSVSGGMLTIKTFTESGTHYNGWIDTSQTYLPTYGYFESRIQFNTSQGMWSAFWLQTPMWPNPIFGDPGASGTEIDVIEHRRVNSSGSDYRSRIHMANHWDGYGPEHQSSSSTQNKSGSGMGNGSWHTFGLLWEPTKYTFYFDDQPTWTHTTAISNRSEYMILSSEAQTDSWAGDIPAAGYGSLATSTTNMLVDYVRVYTLVSQPLLPGDFDHDGDVDGGDFVVWQTHFPTPSGATLSTGDADADGDIDGADFVAWQTHFPFTPALAAISAPEPPALVLAAMVCVSFCYLRRSRNKCAIANASSAGLQGG